In Tamandua tetradactyla isolate mTamTet1 chromosome 7, mTamTet1.pri, whole genome shotgun sequence, the following are encoded in one genomic region:
- the TCF20 gene encoding transcription factor 20 isoform X3 — protein MQSFREQSSYHGNQQSYPQEVHSSSRIEEFSPRQAQMFQNFGGGGGSGSSSSNSSGGGRRGTAAATAAMASETSGHQGYQGFRKEAGDFYYMAGNKDPVTTGTPQPPQRRPSGPVQSYGPPQGSSFSNQYGSEGHVGQFQAQHSAVGGVSHYQQDYTGPFSPGSAQYQQQASSQQQQQQVQQLRQQLYQSHQPLPQATGQPASGSSHLQSMQRPSTLPSSATGYQLRVGQFGQHYQSSASSSSSSFPSPQRFSQSGQSYDGSYSVNAGSQFEGHNVGSNAQAYGTQSNYSYQPQSMKNFEQAKIPQGAQQGQQQGQQQGQQQHPPQHVMQYTNAATKLPLQSQVGQYNQPEVPVRSPMQFHQNFSPISNPSPAASVVQSPSCSSTPSPLMQSGENLQCGQGSVPIGSRNRILQLMPQLSPTPSMMPSPNSHTAGFKGFGLEGVPEKRLTDPGLSSLSALSTQVANLPNTVQHMLLSDALTPQKKTSKRPSSSSKKADSCTNSEGSSQPEEQLKSPMAESLDGGCSSSSEDQGERVRQLSGQSTSSDTTYKGGASEKAISSPAQGTQNEPPRLSTSPAAREETASPGTKDTPLSSEGNTKVNEKTVGVIVSREAMASRVEKTGGQDKGSQEDDPIATQRPPSTGGAKETSHTSLSQSEAPVGGSKGNKNGDNNSNHNGEGNGQSGHSAVGPGFAGRTEPSKSPGSLRYSYKDSFGPTVPRNVSGFPQYPTGQEKGDFTGHGERKGRNEKFPSLLQEVLQGYHHHPDRRYSRSTQEHQGMAGGLEGAMRPNILVSQTNELTSRGLLNKSIGSLLENPHWGPWERKSSSTASEMKQINLADYPIPRKFEIEPQSSAHEPGGSLSERRSVICDISPLRQIVREPGAHSLGHMGADTRIGRNERLNPSLSQSVILPGGLVSMETKLKSQSGQIKEEDFEQSKSQASFNNKKSGDHCHPTSIKHESYRGNASPGAAAHDSMSDYGPQDSRPTPMRRVPGRIGGREGMRGRSPSQYHDFSEKLKMSPGRSRGPGGDPHHMNPHMTFSERANRGSLHAPFSPNSESLASAYHTNTRTHAYGDPNAGLNSQLHYKRQMYQQQQEEYKDWSSSSAQGVIAAAQHRQEGPRKSPRQQQFLDRVRSPLKNDKDGMMYGPPVGTYHDPSSQEAGRCLLSSDGLPNKGIELKHGSQKLQESCWDLSRQNSPAKSSGPPGMSNQKRYGPPHETDGHGLAESTQSSKPSSVMLRLPGQEDHSPQNPLIMRRRVRSFISPIPSKRQSQDVKNSNTEDKGRLLPPSKEGADKSFNSYAHLSHSQDIKSIPKRESSKDLPSPDNRNCPAVTLTSPAKTKILPPRKGRGLKLEAIVQKITSPNIRRSASSNSAEAGGDTVTLDDILSLKSGPPDGGSVAAQEAEMEKRKGDLVSELVNPTNQELNIEKPLPRSSEEWRSSGDDKVKTETHPETVAAGKEPPGAMISTISQKSGNNQGRSDGSLSGTAPLLFPDSKNVSPVLAPEANPKAEEKENDTVTISPKQEGFPPKGYFPSGKKKGRPIGSVNKQKKQQQPPPPPPQPCQIPEGSADGEPKPKKQRQRRERRKPGGQPRKRKTKQAVPIVEPQEPEIKLKYATQPLDKTDAKNKSFFPYIHVVNKCELGAVCTIINAEEEEQTKLVRGRKGQRSLTPPPSSTESKVLPASSFMLQGPVVTESSVMGHLVCCLCGKWASYRNMGDLFGPFYPQDYAATLPKNPPPKRAMEMQSKVKVRHKSASNGSKTDTEEEEEQQQQQKEQRSLAAHPRFKRRHRSEDCGGGPRSLSRGLPCKKATTEGSSEKTALDSKPSVPTTSEGGPELELQIPELPLDSNEFWVHEGCILWANGIYLVCGRLYGLQEALEIAREMKCSHCQEAGATLGCYNKGCSFRYHYPCAIDADCLLHEENFSVRCPKHKNKTAKGSLSTEQSERG, from the coding sequence ATGCAGTCCTTTCGGGAGCAAAGCAGTTACCACGGAAACCAGCAGAGTTACCCCCAGGAGGTACACAGTTCATCCCGGATTGAAGAGTTCAGCCCTCGTCAGGCCCAGATGTTCCAGAATTTTGGGGGAGGAGGTGGCAGCGGCAGTAGCAGTAGCAACAGCAGTGGTGGTGGACGGCGAGGAACAGCGGCTGCTACTGCAGCAATGGCTAGTGAGACCTCTGGCCATCAAGGCTACCAGGGTTTCAGGAAAGAAGCTGGAGACTTTTATTATATGGCAGGCAACAAAGACCCTGTGACGACAGGAACCCCACAGCCTCCTCAACGAAGGCCTTCTGGGCCTGTGCAGAGTTATGGACCCCCCCAGGGGAGCAGCTTTAGCAATCAGTATGGGAGTGAGGGTCATGTGGGCCAATTTCAAGCACAGCACTCTGCTGTTGGTGGTGTGTCTCATTATCAGCAGGATTACACAGGGCCTTTCTCCCCAGGGAGTGCTCAGTACCAACAGCAGGCTTccagccagcagcagcagcagcaggtaCAGCAGTTGAGACAGCAGCTTTACCAGTCGCATCAGCCTCTGCCACAAGCCACTGGTCAGCCAGCATCCGGCTCCTCCCACTTACAGTCAATGCAGCGGCCCTCTACTCTGCCATCGTCTGCTACTGGTTACCAGTTAAGAGTGGGTCAGTTTGGCCAACACTACCAGtcttctgcctcctcctcctcttcctccttcccttcaccACAACGCTTCAGCCAATCTGGACAGAGTTATGATGGCAGTTACAGTGTGAATGCTGGTTCTCAGTTTGAAGGACATAATGTGGGTTCTAATGCACAGGCATATGGAACACAGTCAAATTATAGTTATCAACCTCAATCTatgaaaaattttgaacaggCGAAGATTCCACAAGGGGCCCAGCAGGGGCAGCAGCAGGGGCAGCAGCAGGGGCAGCAGCAACATCCCCCTCAGCATGTGATGCAGTATACCAATGCTGCTACCAAGCTACCCCTCCAAAGCCAAGTGGGGCAGTACAACCAGCCTGAGGTTCCTGTGAGGTCCCCCATGCAGTTTCACCAGAACTTCAGCCCCATTTCTAACCCTTCTCCAGCTGCCTCTGTGGTTCAGTCTCCAAGCTGTAGCTCTACCCCCTCACCTCTCATGCAAAGTGGGGAGAATCTCCAGTGTGGGCAAGGCAGTGTACCCATTGGttccagaaacagaattttaCAGTTAATGCCTCAACTCAGTCCAACCCCATCAATGATGCCCAGTCCTAATTCTCATACTGCAGGCTTTAAAGGGTTTGGACTAGAAGGTGTGCCAGAAAAGCGACTAACAGACCCTGGATTGAGTAGCTTGAGTGCCCTGAGTACGCAGGTGGCCAATCTTCCTAATACCGTCCAACACATGTTACTTTCTGATGCCCTGACACCTCAAAAGAAGACCTCCAAGAGACCCTCCTCATCTTCCAAGAAAGCAGACAGCTGCACAAACTCCGAAGGTTCTTCACAGCCTGAAGAACAACTGAAGTCCCCTATGGCAGAGTCACTGGATGGAGGCTGTTCTAGCAGTTCCGAGGATCAAGGCGAGAGAGTGAGGCAATTAAGCGGTCAGAGCACTAGCTCTGATACCACCTACAAGGGTGGAGCCTCAGAAAAAGCTATCTCCTCACCAGCGCAAGGTACTCAGAATGAACCACCCAGACTCAGTACCAGTCCTGCAGCAAGAGAAGAGACTGCCTCACCAGGTACTAAGGATACACCTTTGTCATCTGAAGGCAACACGAAAGTCAATGAGAAGACAGTTGGGGTGATTGTCTCCCGGGAAGCCATGGCAAGTCGGGTAGAAAAGACAGGTGGACAAGATAAAGGCTCCCAAGAGGATGATCCTATAGCCACTCAAAGGCCACCTAGCACTGGCGGGGCAAAGGAAACCAGCCATACATCACTTTCACAGTCTGAGGCTCCAGTGGGAGGGAGCAAAGGAAACAAGAATGGAGATAATAACTCCAACCATAATGGAGAGGGAAATGGCCAGAGTGGGCACTCTGCAGTGGGTCCTGGTTTTGCAGGCAGGACTGAGCCTAGCAAATCTCCTGGAAGCCTGCGCTATAGTTACAAAGATAGTTTTGGGCCAACAGTACCACGAAATGTCAGTGGTTTTCCTCAGTATCCTACAGGACAAGAAAAGGGAGATTTCACTGGCCATGGGGAACGAAAGGGTAGAAATGAGAAGTTCCCCAGCCTCTTGCAAGAAGTGCTTCAGGGTTACCACCACCACCCGGACAGGAGATATTCTCGGAGTACTCAGGAGCATCAAGGGATGGCTGGTGGCCTAGAAGGAGCCATGAGGCCCAACATCTTAGTTAGTCAAACTAATGAATTAACTAGCAGGGGCCTTCTGAATAAAAGCATAGGGTCTCTGTTAGAAAACCCCCATTGGGGCCCCTGGGAGAGAAAGTCCAGCAGCACAGCTTCTGAAATGAAGCAGATCAATTTGGCTGACTATCCAATTCCCAGAAAGTTTGAAATAGAGCCTCAGTCATCAGCCCATGAGCCAGGGGGTTCTCTCTCTGAAAGAAGATCAGTGATCTGTGATATATCTCCACTGAGACAGATTGTCAGAGAGCCAGGGGCTCACTCACTGGGACATATGGGTGCTGACACCAGAATTGGGAGGAATGAACGTCTCAATCCAAGTTTAAGTCAGTCAGTCATTCTTCCAGGTGGGTTGGTATCCATGGAAACAAAGCTGAAATCCCAGAGTGGGCAGATAAAAGAGGAAGACTTTGAGCAATCCAAATCCCAAGCTAGTTTCAACAACAAGAAATCTGGAGACCACTGCCATCCAACAAGCATCAAACATGAGTCTTACCGGGGTAATGCCAGCCCTGGAGCAGCAGCTCACGATTCCATGTCAGACTATGGTCCACAAGACAGTAGACCCACACCCATGCGGCGGGTCCCTGGCAGAATTGGTGGTCGGGAGGGCATGAGGGGTCGGTCTCCTTCTCAGTATCATGacttttcagaaaaattgaagatgtcTCCTGGGAGGAGCAGGGGCCCAGGAGGCGACCCTCATCACATGAACCCACACATGACCTTTTCAGAGAGGGCCAACAGGGGTTCTTTACATGCTCCCTTTTCTCCCAACTCAGAAAGCCTAGCCTCTGCTTATCACACAAACACTCGGACTCATGCTTATGGAGACCCTAATGCAGGTTTGAATTCTCAGCTGCATTATAAGAGACAGATGTACCAACAACAACAAGAGGAATATAAAGACTGGAGCAGCAGTTCTGCCCAGGGAGTAATTGCTGCAGCACAGCACAGGCAGGAGGGACCACGGAAGAGCCCAAGGCAGCAACAGTTTCTTGACAGAGTGCGGAGCCCTCTGAAAAATGACAAAGATGGTATGATGTATGGCCCGCCAGTAGGGACTTACCATGACCCCAGCAGTCAGGAAGCTGGGCGCTGTCTCTTGTCTAGTGATGGTCTGCCTAACAAAGGCATCGAACTAAAGCATGGTTCCCAGAAGTTACAGGAATCTTGTTGGGATCTTTCTCGGCAAAATTCTCCGGCCAAAAGCAGTGGTCCTCCAGGAATGTCTAATCAAAAGAGATATGGACCACCCCATGAAACTGATGGACATGGACTGGCTGAGTCAACACAGTCATCCAAACCTAGCAGTGTTATGCTAAGGCTCCCAGGTCAGGAGGATCATTCTCCTCAAAACCCCTTAATCATGAGGAGACGTGTCCGTTCTTTTATCTCTCCCATTCCCAGTAAAAGACAGTCACAGGATGTGAAGAACAGTAACACTGAAGATAAAGGGCGCCTCCTTCCCCCATCAAAAGAAGGAGCTGATAAATCATTCAATTCCTATGCCCATCTTTCTCACAGTCAGGATATCAAGTCTATCCCTAAGAGGGAATCCTCCAAGGATCTTCCAAGTCCAGATAATAGAAACTGCCCTGCTGTTACCCTCACAAGCCCTGCTAAGACCAAAATACTGCCCCCACGAAAAGGTCGGGGATTGAAATTAGAAGCTATAGTTCAGAAGATCACATCTCCAAATATAAGAAGGAGTGCATCCTCAAACAGTGCAGAGGCTGGTGGAGACACAGTTACTCTTGATGACATACTATCTTTGAAGAGTGGACCTCCTGATGGTGGGAGTGTTGCTGCCCAAGAAGctgagatggagaaaagaaaaggtgaCTTGGTATCTGAGTTAGTCAATCCAACAAATCAGGAGCTGAACATAGAAAAGCCTCTTCCAAGGTCTTCAGAAGAGTGGCGTAGCAGTGGGGATGACAAAGTAAAGACAGAGACACATCCAGAAACGGTTGCTGCTGGAAAGGAACCCCCTGGTGCCATGATATCCACAATCTCACAGAAATCTGGTAATAACCAAGGGAGATCAGATGGTTCCCTGAGTGGGACAGCACCTTTACTCTTTCCTGACTCAAAGAATGTATCTCCAGTATTGGCTCCTGAGGCAAACCCCAaggctgaagagaaggagaatgaTACAGTGACAATTTCACCCAAACAAGAGGGTTTTCCTCCAAAGGGATATTTCCCATcaggaaagaagaagggaagaCCCATTGGTAGTGTgaataagcaaaagaaacaacAGCAGCCACCACCTCCCCCCCCACAGCCCTGTCAGATACCAGAAGGTTCTGCAGATGGAGAGCCAAAGCCAAAAAAGCAGAggcaaaggagggagagaaggaaacctGGGGGGCAGCCAAGGAAGCGGAAAACCAAACAAGCAGTTCCCATTGTAGAACCCCAAGAACCTGAGATCAAGCTAAAGTATGCCACCCAGCCACTGGATAAAACTGATGCCAAGAACAAGTCTTTTTTCCCTTATATCCATGTAGTAAATAAGTGTGAACTTGGAGCCGTCTGTACAATCATCAATGCTGAAGAAGAAGAACAGACCAAATTGGTGAGAGGCCGGAAGGGTCAGAGGTCACTGACCCCTCCACCCAGCAGCACTGAAAGCAAGGTGCTCCCAGCTTCATCTTTTATGCTACAGGGACCGGTTGTGACAGAGTCTTCTGTTATGGGGCACCTAGTTTGTTGTCTGTGTGGCAAGTGGGCCAGTTATCGGAACATGGGTGACCTCTTTGGACCCTTTTATCCCCAAGATTATGCAGCCACTCTTCCGAAAAATCCACCTCCTAAGAGGGCCATGGAAATGCAGAGCAAAGTTAAGGTACGGCACAAAAGTGCTTCTAATGGCTCCAAGACGGACactgaggaggaggaagagcagcagcaacagcagaagGAGCAGAGGAGCCTGGCTGCCCACCCCAGGTTTAAGCGGCGACACCGCTCAGAAGACTGTGGCGGAGGCCCTCGATCACTGTCCAGGGGCCTCCCTTGTAAAAAAGCAACCACTGAGGGCAGCAGCGAAAAGACTGCTTTGGACTCAAAACCCTCCGTGCCCACCACTTCAGAAGGTGGCCCTGAGCTGGAGTTACAAATTCCTGAACTACCTCTTGACAGCAATGAATTTTGGGTCCATGAGGGTTGTATTCTCTGGGCCAATGGAATCTACCTGGTCTGTGGCAGGCTCTATGGCCTGCAGGAAGCGCTGGAAATAGCTAGAGAGATG